A DNA window from Eikenella exigua contains the following coding sequences:
- a CDS encoding M16 family metallopeptidase: MKPLFRTLLLACLLPAAALAENIPIQRWQTAEGTKVLLVERRENPIVDIDVAFDAGSSRDSANKIGVADFAAGLADTGTKSLGEEALLQRVADLAVSLSSYNTTDTSGVRLRSLSKPDILNPALGLMRDVLVEPRFDPAVLKREQDRAVETLKQNRTQPDFLASVANTRQVYPTHPYGYPARTSEQTIRRITPADLHRFHQQYFTRRNAVVAIVGDVSRSQAEAIVSKLTGDLPTGQALPPLPEATHGAVQTQTLPHSGTQAHIVLGMPLLTPNDPDYYALAVGNYILGGGGFDSRLMKVLRDQHGYTYGASSRLAPLRAQGPLTISFATEKSRAAAALADTQKVLQEFAANGPTEAELAQAKANLVGSFPLRFDTNAELLGYLKLIGLYNLPDDYLSRYPAAVSCLSAEEVKAAWQRRVTGLHTTVVGMPQAGKPAARRSNGRRR, from the coding sequence ATGAAACCCCTGTTCCGCACCCTGCTGCTGGCCTGCCTGCTGCCCGCCGCCGCGCTGGCCGAGAATATCCCCATTCAGCGCTGGCAAACCGCCGAGGGCACCAAAGTGCTGCTGGTGGAGCGGCGTGAAAACCCGATTGTCGATATCGACGTGGCCTTCGATGCCGGCAGCAGCCGCGACAGCGCCAATAAAATCGGCGTGGCCGATTTCGCCGCCGGCTTGGCCGATACCGGCACCAAAAGCCTGGGCGAAGAAGCCCTGCTCCAGCGCGTGGCCGATTTGGCCGTGAGCCTCTCCAGCTACAACACCACCGATACCTCCGGCGTGCGACTGCGCAGCCTCTCCAAGCCGGATATCCTCAATCCCGCCCTCGGCCTGATGCGCGACGTATTGGTTGAACCCCGTTTCGATCCCGCCGTACTCAAACGCGAGCAAGACCGTGCGGTGGAAACCCTCAAACAAAACCGCACCCAGCCCGATTTCCTCGCCTCCGTGGCCAACACCCGGCAGGTGTACCCCACCCATCCCTACGGCTACCCCGCCCGCACCAGCGAGCAAACCATCCGCCGCATCACCCCCGCCGACCTGCACCGCTTCCACCAGCAATATTTCACCCGCCGCAATGCCGTGGTGGCGATTGTGGGCGATGTCAGCCGTAGCCAGGCCGAAGCAATCGTGAGCAAACTCACCGGCGACTTGCCCACCGGCCAAGCCTTGCCGCCCCTGCCCGAAGCCACCCATGGCGCAGTGCAAACCCAAACCCTGCCGCACAGCGGCACCCAGGCGCACATCGTGTTGGGCATGCCCCTCCTCACGCCGAACGATCCCGACTACTACGCCCTGGCCGTGGGCAACTACATCCTCGGCGGCGGCGGCTTTGATAGCCGGCTGATGAAGGTATTGCGCGACCAACACGGCTACACCTACGGCGCTTCCTCCCGCCTCGCCCCCTTGCGCGCCCAAGGCCCGCTCACCATCTCCTTCGCCACCGAAAAATCCCGCGCCGCCGCCGCCCTGGCCGACACACAGAAAGTATTGCAGGAATTTGCCGCCAACGGCCCCACCGAAGCCGAGCTCGCCCAAGCCAAGGCTAATCTCGTGGGCAGCTTCCCCCTGCGCTTCGACACCAACGCCGAACTGTTGGGCTACCTGAAACTCATCGGCCTCTACAACCTGCCCGACGACTACCTCAGCCGTTACCCGGCAGCCGTTTCCTGCTTAAGCGCCGAAGAAGTGAAAGCCGCCTGGCAGCGCCGCGTAACCGGCCTGCACACCACCGTGGTCGGTATGCCCCAAGCCGGCAAACCCGCCGCCCGCCGCAGCAACGGCAGAAGGCGTTAA
- a CDS encoding acyl carrier protein — MTETEIRAFLFDILENMFEIDTSNVTGSTNLYEDLEIDSIDAIDLLDQIKRQTGYKLQAEDFRNVRTIDDIVAAVSKLYQEAKPEA, encoded by the coding sequence ATGACCGAAACCGAAATCCGCGCCTTCCTGTTCGACATCCTGGAAAACATGTTTGAAATCGACACCAGCAACGTAACCGGCAGCACCAATCTCTACGAAGACCTCGAAATCGACAGCATCGACGCCATCGACCTGCTCGATCAAATCAAACGCCAAACCGGCTACAAACTCCAAGCTGAAGACTTCCGCAACGTCCGTACCATCGACGACATCGTGGCCGCCGTATCCAAGCTCTACCAAGAAGCCAAGCCCGAAGCGTGA
- a CDS encoding beta-ketoacyl synthase chain length factor, producing the protein MTADFRLRFSIQSWHAASTRLHTGEDWATWASGRLNAADLPDTPPKVDFLPAMQRRRLGLSARLLFAAAHPLLAEGESCPLVLASHDGEINRSFGLWTTLLRDNEVSPTSFGLSVHNALAGQWSMLRGDMSEYTALSVRQSGLESAVLEAAGLLADGAERVLAVVVDEPLQAQYPAAPAERAPFAHALALLLTAGEEWELSSAAPDAGGTANCGYWGALEWLRQQHSGSRQWINRYADKAWQWQRLTP; encoded by the coding sequence ATGACCGCCGATTTCCGCCTCCGCTTTTCTATCCAAAGCTGGCACGCCGCCTCCACCCGCCTGCACACAGGCGAAGACTGGGCGACGTGGGCATCTGGCCGCTTAAACGCCGCCGATTTGCCCGACACGCCGCCGAAGGTGGATTTCCTGCCCGCCATGCAGCGGCGGCGGCTCGGCCTCTCGGCGCGGCTGCTGTTTGCGGCGGCGCATCCGCTGTTGGCGGAAGGCGAATCCTGCCCGCTGGTGCTCGCCTCGCACGACGGCGAAATCAACCGCAGCTTCGGCTTGTGGACCACGCTGTTGCGCGACAACGAAGTTTCCCCCACTTCCTTCGGCCTTTCCGTACACAACGCCCTGGCCGGGCAGTGGTCGATGCTGCGCGGCGACATGAGCGAATACACCGCGCTTTCGGTGCGGCAGAGCGGTTTGGAAAGCGCCGTGCTCGAGGCCGCCGGCCTGCTGGCCGATGGGGCGGAGCGCGTGTTGGCGGTGGTGGTGGACGAACCCTTACAGGCGCAATACCCCGCCGCACCGGCCGAACGCGCGCCCTTCGCCCACGCGCTCGCGCTGCTGCTCACCGCCGGCGAAGAGTGGGAACTTTCCTCTGCCGCGCCCGATGCCGGCGGTACGGCAAACTGCGGCTATTGGGGCGCGCTCGAATGGCTGCGGCAACAGCACTCAGGCAGCCGCCAGTGGATAAACCGTTATGCAGACAAGGCTTGGCAATGGCAGCGGCTTACCCCTTGA
- a CDS encoding DUF3108 domain-containing protein: MTSLTLRLGTAAALCAAALAAPTAAAETAFPKNAELHYIGPYGVPAVMTFNQNGGRYNVNADINVPLYKMRFSSSGSISGNRLQPARYSDTRKGRAYAGAIFDYGAKTITYGKAGHTESQPLVGPTFDLFTLAWQLALNNGQLPANLHITNGKRVYPVRGMTRLPSARYNINGASIAVNRFRVQRGDDTIEYSFAPDFANIPALIKYTDDGKTYELKLRSGKIDGTPLQPPK; this comes from the coding sequence ATGACCAGTCTCACCCTCCGCCTCGGCACTGCCGCCGCCCTGTGCGCCGCCGCGCTGGCCGCGCCCACTGCCGCTGCCGAAACCGCCTTCCCCAAAAACGCCGAGCTGCACTACATCGGCCCCTACGGCGTGCCTGCTGTGATGACCTTCAACCAAAACGGCGGCCGCTACAACGTAAACGCCGACATCAACGTGCCGCTCTACAAAATGCGCTTTTCTTCCAGCGGCAGCATCAGCGGTAACCGACTACAGCCCGCCCGCTATAGCGACACCCGCAAAGGCCGCGCCTATGCCGGCGCCATCTTCGATTACGGTGCCAAAACCATCACTTACGGCAAAGCCGGCCACACCGAAAGCCAGCCGCTTGTCGGCCCCACTTTCGACCTCTTCACCCTGGCCTGGCAGCTCGCGCTCAACAACGGCCAACTGCCTGCCAACTTGCACATTACCAATGGCAAACGTGTTTATCCCGTGCGTGGCATGACCCGCCTGCCTTCCGCCCGCTACAACATCAATGGCGCCAGCATTGCGGTAAACCGCTTTCGCGTACAGCGTGGCGACGACACCATCGAATATTCCTTTGCCCCCGATTTTGCCAACATCCCCGCCCTGATCAAATACACCGACGACGGCAAAACCTACGAGCTTAAGCTGCGTAGCGGCAAAATCGATGGCACACCGCTGCAGCCGCCCAAGTAA
- the ffh gene encoding signal recognition particle protein encodes MLDNLSGRLSQWAKKMRGQARLSEDNIKEALREVRMALLEADVALPVVKDFMASVKERAVGHEVIGSLTPGQAFIGVVNQALTELMGTQNSSLNLAAVPPAVVLMAGLQGAGKTTTAGKLARLLKEEQRKKVLLVSADVYRPAAIEQLRLLAEQVGADFFPSDVSQQPVAIAQAALDYAKKHFYDVLMVDTAGRLAVDEVMMAEIKALHEAVNPVETLFVVDAMLGQDAVNTAQAFNEALPLTGVILTKMDGDARGGAALSVRHVTGKPIKFIGTGEKIGGLEPFHPDRIAGRILGMGDVLSLIEDVQKGIDQEVAERMAKKLHKGKGFDLNDFKAQIQQMRNMGGIESLMSKLPGEMGQLSAQIPEGTAEKAMSKVEAIINSMTPKERANPALLKASRKRRIAAGAGTTVQEVNKMLKQFEQSQKMMKMFGGKGMGKLMRMAQGMKGMFPGH; translated from the coding sequence ATGTTAGATAATCTATCCGGCCGCCTCAGCCAGTGGGCCAAAAAAATGCGCGGCCAAGCGCGCCTCTCCGAAGACAACATCAAAGAAGCCCTGCGCGAAGTGCGCATGGCGCTGTTGGAAGCCGACGTGGCGCTGCCGGTGGTGAAAGACTTTATGGCCAGCGTGAAAGAACGCGCCGTCGGCCACGAAGTAATCGGCAGCCTCACGCCAGGCCAGGCCTTTATCGGCGTGGTCAACCAAGCGCTCACCGAGCTGATGGGCACGCAAAACAGCAGCCTCAATCTGGCCGCCGTACCGCCCGCCGTGGTGCTGATGGCCGGCCTGCAGGGCGCGGGTAAAACCACCACCGCAGGCAAGCTCGCCCGACTGCTCAAAGAAGAGCAGCGCAAAAAAGTGCTGCTGGTGTCGGCCGACGTATACCGCCCCGCTGCCATCGAGCAGCTGCGCCTATTGGCCGAGCAAGTGGGCGCGGATTTCTTCCCATCCGACGTTTCCCAGCAGCCCGTGGCCATCGCCCAGGCCGCGCTTGATTACGCCAAAAAGCATTTCTACGACGTGCTGATGGTCGACACCGCCGGCCGACTGGCAGTGGACGAAGTCATGATGGCCGAAATCAAGGCCCTGCATGAAGCCGTGAATCCGGTGGAAACCCTGTTTGTGGTCGATGCCATGCTCGGCCAGGATGCCGTAAACACCGCCCAGGCCTTCAACGAGGCCCTGCCGCTCACCGGCGTTATCCTCACCAAAATGGACGGCGACGCACGCGGCGGTGCGGCACTTTCCGTGCGCCACGTTACCGGCAAGCCGATTAAATTCATCGGCACTGGCGAAAAAATCGGCGGCCTCGAGCCTTTCCACCCCGACCGCATCGCCGGCCGCATTCTCGGCATGGGCGACGTGCTCAGCCTGATTGAAGACGTGCAAAAAGGCATCGATCAGGAAGTGGCCGAACGCATGGCCAAAAAGCTGCACAAAGGCAAAGGCTTCGACCTGAACGATTTCAAAGCCCAAATCCAGCAGATGCGCAATATGGGCGGCATCGAATCGCTCATGTCCAAACTGCCCGGCGAGATGGGCCAGCTTTCCGCACAAATCCCCGAGGGCACAGCGGAAAAAGCCATGAGCAAAGTGGAAGCCATCATCAATTCCATGACCCCGAAAGAGCGCGCCAATCCGGCCCTGCTCAAAGCCAGCCGCAAACGCCGCATCGCCGCCGGCGCCGGCACCACCGTGCAGGAAGTGAACAAAATGCTCAAGCAGTTCGAGCAGTCGCAAAAAATGATGAAAATGTTCGGCGGCAAAGGCATGGGCAAACTCATGCGCATGGCGCAAGGCATGAAAGGCATGTTCCCCGGGCATTAA
- a CDS encoding lysophospholipid acyltransferase family protein, which produces MAAAYPLSARLNRLWRLLATGLGFVFFGVFGVLLQIVLLPWLCRPSPTLAQQKQARRVVTRTWLWFSYYLMRSGILSAEFEGFEWLGRPGQLILANHPSLLDVVFLLGRVPEANCIVKADLQRNPAMAGQIRACGYLPNQEDLDFVDAVHEVLQQQCLLVFPEGTRTGWDGVVKFHRGAVSIGLRSAQVITPVVIKMQPPNFKKGQPWYKIPLQKPAYRFIVGDDINPQDWLSQHPLPIAARRLNDHLQQYFNERSQKHD; this is translated from the coding sequence ATGGCAGCGGCTTACCCCTTGAGCGCCCGTTTAAACCGCCTGTGGCGATTGCTGGCCACCGGGCTGGGCTTCGTGTTTTTCGGTGTGTTCGGCGTGCTGCTGCAAATCGTGCTGCTGCCCTGGCTATGCCGCCCATCGCCCACTTTGGCGCAGCAAAAGCAGGCGCGGCGCGTGGTTACGCGCACTTGGCTGTGGTTTAGCTATTATTTGATGCGCTCGGGCATTTTGAGCGCGGAATTTGAAGGCTTCGAGTGGCTAGGCCGCCCCGGCCAGCTGATTTTGGCCAACCATCCCTCGCTGCTCGATGTGGTATTCCTGCTCGGCCGCGTGCCCGAAGCCAACTGCATCGTGAAAGCCGATTTGCAGCGCAATCCGGCCATGGCTGGGCAAATCCGCGCCTGCGGCTACCTGCCCAATCAGGAAGATTTGGATTTTGTCGATGCAGTGCACGAAGTTTTGCAGCAGCAATGCCTGTTGGTATTCCCCGAAGGCACGCGCACCGGCTGGGATGGTGTGGTGAAATTTCATCGCGGCGCAGTATCCATCGGCCTCAGAAGCGCGCAGGTCATCACCCCCGTAGTGATTAAAATGCAGCCGCCAAACTTCAAAAAAGGCCAGCCGTGGTACAAAATCCCGCTGCAAAAACCGGCCTACCGCTTTATTGTGGGCGACGACATCAACCCGCAGGATTGGCTCAGCCAACACCCCCTGCCCATCGCCGCCCGCCGCCTCAACGACCACCTGCAACAATATTTCAACGAAAGAAGCCAAAAACATGACTGA
- a CDS encoding phosphopantetheine-binding protein has product MTDLKQEIKQLIIDSLGLEDLTPADIGDEEALFGNSGLGLDSVDALELGLAVQKHFGFQLDGESQELRDSFANVSTLAAFVQKQRG; this is encoded by the coding sequence ATGACTGACTTGAAACAAGAAATCAAACAACTGATTATCGACAGCCTCGGCCTGGAAGACCTCACCCCCGCCGACATCGGCGACGAAGAAGCCCTGTTCGGCAACAGCGGCCTCGGCCTCGATTCCGTAGACGCACTCGAACTCGGCCTGGCCGTGCAAAAACACTTCGGCTTCCAGCTCGACGGCGAAAGCCAGGAACTGCGTGACAGCTTCGCCAATGTGTCCACACTGGCCGCTTTCGTGCAGAAACAACGCGGCTAG
- a CDS encoding M16 family metallopeptidase produces MFRSLLVAAVLAASVVPAAAETQSRVLANGMKVIVREDHRAPVAVTQLWFKVGSADEHAGKTGLSHALEHMMFKGTPTVPAGEFSRRISALGGSDNAFTSRNETVYHQEFAVASLPQVLELEADRMVNLNFSDADFENEMKVIREERRLTTDNDPDGKMWEQINLNAYAKPENRAPVIGYEADLHTLKPEDLRQWYRAWYAPHNATLVIVGDVKAGEVLDNAEKLFGSLPDHPLPARNDLIEPPQTANRSARSTAPVSSPVVGLAIQVPALRKVDDKLPYALNMLADVLDGSMSARIERNLVRGRKVAVEASMGYDMLTRSPDVLLFSGTPAPNVKPEQLTAAFLNEVRQIAEHGVSEEELARVRNRSLAAREFGKDSMETQATNIGSLESAGFSYTDEDEILRRRLAVSAEEVREAARWLLAQKHTTVVLYPESK; encoded by the coding sequence ATGTTCCGTTCATTGCTTGTGGCCGCCGTGTTGGCGGCTTCTGTGGTGCCGGCGGCGGCAGAAACGCAGTCGCGCGTGCTGGCCAATGGTATGAAAGTAATTGTGCGCGAAGACCACCGTGCGCCGGTGGCGGTCACGCAGCTGTGGTTTAAGGTGGGCAGTGCCGACGAGCACGCAGGCAAAACCGGCCTGAGCCACGCCTTGGAGCACATGATGTTTAAAGGCACGCCCACCGTACCCGCCGGCGAATTCAGCCGCCGCATTTCCGCGCTGGGTGGCAGCGACAACGCCTTCACTTCACGCAACGAAACCGTGTATCACCAAGAATTTGCCGTAGCCAGCCTGCCGCAGGTGCTGGAGCTGGAAGCCGACCGCATGGTGAACCTGAATTTCAGCGATGCCGATTTTGAAAACGAAATGAAGGTAATCCGCGAAGAGCGTCGCCTCACCACTGATAACGATCCTGATGGCAAAATGTGGGAGCAGATTAATCTGAATGCCTATGCCAAGCCGGAAAACCGCGCGCCGGTTATCGGCTATGAGGCGGATTTGCACACGCTCAAGCCGGAAGATTTGCGCCAGTGGTACCGCGCCTGGTATGCGCCGCACAACGCCACGCTGGTGATTGTGGGCGACGTGAAGGCGGGCGAAGTGCTGGATAACGCGGAAAAACTGTTCGGTAGCCTGCCCGACCACCCGCTGCCCGCGCGCAATGATTTAATCGAGCCGCCGCAAACGGCCAACCGCTCCGCCCGTTCCACCGCGCCGGTAAGCTCGCCGGTGGTGGGCTTGGCTATTCAGGTGCCCGCCCTGCGCAAGGTAGACGACAAGCTGCCCTATGCGCTGAATATGCTGGCCGACGTGCTCGACGGCAGCATGTCTGCCCGCATCGAGCGCAATCTGGTACGCGGCCGCAAGGTCGCCGTGGAAGCCTCGATGGGCTACGATATGCTCACCCGCTCGCCGGATGTGCTGCTGTTTAGCGGCACGCCCGCGCCGAATGTGAAGCCCGAGCAGCTCACGGCAGCGTTTTTGAACGAAGTGCGCCAAATTGCCGAACACGGCGTGAGCGAAGAAGAATTGGCGCGTGTGCGCAACCGCAGCCTGGCCGCACGCGAGTTTGGCAAAGATTCGATGGAAACCCAAGCCACCAACATCGGCTCGCTGGAGTCGGCCGGCTTCTCCTACACGGATGAAGACGAAATTCTCCGCCGCCGCTTGGCCGTGAGCGCCGAAGAAGTGCGCGAGGCCGCCCGCTGGCTCCTGGCGCAGAAACACACCACCGTGGTGCTGTATCCCGAATCCAAGTAA
- a CDS encoding cupin domain-containing protein → MKKVMLSVVASALFASAGTWAHDVQGTNEPSKTPVDRSVQVYRMSNLQQWNREKAGGGEGRLLGRFAYTRHQTGEQDAIREIGWLTLPPGASIGLHKHTNNEDVYLIVEGRGTFMGTDGKEVPVSAGDITIARPGQSHALKNTGRRPLRFINFIGQLPSTAPAAPAAR, encoded by the coding sequence ATGAAAAAAGTGATGTTGTCCGTTGTCGCTTCCGCTCTGTTTGCCAGCGCCGGCACTTGGGCGCATGATGTGCAGGGCACGAACGAACCGAGCAAAACGCCGGTAGACCGCAGCGTGCAGGTGTACAGAATGTCCAACTTGCAGCAGTGGAACCGCGAAAAAGCCGGCGGCGGCGAAGGCAGGCTACTGGGACGTTTTGCCTACACCCGCCACCAAACCGGCGAGCAAGATGCTATCCGCGAAATCGGCTGGCTCACGCTGCCGCCGGGTGCGTCTATCGGCCTGCACAAGCACACCAACAATGAAGACGTGTACCTGATTGTGGAAGGCCGCGGCACGTTTATGGGTACAGACGGCAAGGAAGTGCCTGTGTCTGCCGGTGACATCACCATCGCCCGCCCCGGTCAGTCGCATGCGCTGAAAAACACCGGCCGCCGGCCGCTGCGCTTCATCAACTTTATCGGCCAGCTGCCGAGCACTGCTCCTGCTGCCCCGGCCGCGCGGTAA